The following DNA comes from Fervidibacillus albus.
ATGCAAATCCTAGCAAAGCTGTACTGGATCATTGCAAAGGGATTTCTAAGTTAGGAATACCTTCATCAGGTGGTATGCAGGAAACAAACGTCATACCAGAAGGTGATGTGTATCGCTTAATTATCAAAGCATCGGAGCAATCACGAAACAACGAAATTAAAACAAAAGCAGAGAAGTTTGAACGCTGGATCTTTGAAGATGTCCTTCCATCCATTCGCAAACATGGAGCCTACATGACGGAACAAACTATTGAAAAAGCCTTGACCAGTCCTGAATTTCTCATTCAGCTCGCAACAAAGTTGAAGGAAGAGCAGGAAACAAGGAGAACACTAGAAAAACAAATCGAGCAAGACAAACCTTATACGAACTTTGCTAAGTCGATCGCAAACTCCAGTGATGCCATCACGTTTGGAGAGTTTGCCAAGATCCTAAACAATAATGGAATCAAGATAGGAAGAAATCGGTTGTTCGAATGGATGAGGAAGAATGGCTACTTAATTCAGTCCGGTCGGGAGAAAAACAAACCGAAACAGCAGTATGTAGAACAGGGATTGTTTCAGGTGAAGGAGAGCGTAATTCATGCAGTTGATCAGGATCTCATCAGGACCACGACTCTCATTACTGGTAAAGGACAGCTGTACTTCTTAGAAAAATTGAAAGAGGAACAGCAAAGTGAACAATCTGCAATATCTTGTCGTTGATTGAAACATATCATTCGTGAGAATGAGAAGTGAAAGGAGGAGAAGTGGAGTCACAAGCAGTTATTAATTTAACTAATAAATTGTTTCAATATGTAAACAGGATGGTTTTAGTTATACAGAAATAAACAAAGCTCTCTATCTAGCAGATAAAGAGCTTTACATGAAAACTGTTAATAGACGTCTAATTCACTATTAACACGTTTAATTAATTTTTCTAACTCACTAGGTTCTTTTAATTCTTCTTTATATTTTTCGTATTGTTCTTGGTTAGCACCTACAACATATACGGTACTGTAACAATTCTCATCAATTGTTTTTGTACCAACGTGTAATAGAGTCCAACCTTTTTCCAGATATTCGTTTGCTTTTTCATTAGCCCAGTTATCATCTAATTCTAAAGTGAAAACGATGTCTTTCATGATACTACACCTCCCTTCCATCGTCCTATTTCGACAGAAAGAGACTGGAATCCTGCTAAAAAAGGAGTGAGTATAAATTGATTCAAGTTGAAATTAATGAACAAGAAATCAAGGAGTTGGCTCTAGAAAAAATTGAGGAGAAACTTAAATCTGTTGACCAAGAATTGGTTTTTTGGGATCGGAAGGAATTGATGCGGCGCACTTGCTTATCCTGGAATACTATTCAAGATAAATTTTTCTTCGATCCAAGATTCCCAAAACACAAAGTAGGTGGCAAGTGGTTATTCCCTGCCCAGGAGACAAAGGAGTTCCTTCTCCAATGGATCCGAGAACAGCCAAGAGGATGAAAGGAGGTGAAAGAGAGATATGGACGAGGTTGAAAGACCGATTGAATACGATAGATTTGGTCGGATGAAGTATCATCCGGGCTATCATCACAATTATAACAAGCCTTACACAACAAAAGAACTCGCTTACATCTGCAAGCATTACGAGAGAGGACAGGTCAAATCTCTTGCACTTGCTCTAGGCAGAACTGAACATTCCTTAAGAATGCTAGTTAATAAGCTCAAAAGAGATGGGCTGTTTGAACAATACAAAAATATGGTAATTGAATAAAGGGAGTGAACGTAATGAAAAAATCAGCTAGCAGGTACTGTGCTGAGTGTATGAAAGATTTCAAGTCTGGTGAAATTGTTTGGTACAGCTGGCTTGAGAATAGAAGTTTCTGCAGTAAATGCAAAAAGAAATTAAACATTAAAGATTGGAAGAAACGTGTAGTTCAGGATTGATTATGAGGAGGTGAAAACAAAATGACAGTTGGAGAAATGTTACAGTATACGAATCGCTTAAAAGAAATTTTATCTTCACATGCACCAGTAGCAATCAAAGACAGAAGACTCGCGAATTTAATGAATGATCTCGAACAAGCCTATGAGATCCCAGCATTACGAAATAAAAACTTTGAGAAACAACATCCTTTCGTAATGCAGTTGTACAAAACAGTTTCAGAAGCAAGAAGCCTATAAGGGGGTGATTACTTGAAAAATGGCAAACGTCCCACCCGGAAAGAAAAGATAGTGATGAATAAGTATCATCTCAATCCTAACAATTGGTTAATTTCAAAAAGGCATAATGGAATGTTGATATTGGTTCACAGATACACAAATAGTGTCAGACAAATTCCGAAAGATTGATAGGAGGTGAAAAAGAATGAGGTATGCAGTTTATATTTGTCGGAACAGCCATGAGTTTGCTGTTGATGAAAAAGAAGATCCAGCAGTTTGCCCAATATGTGGCCAAATGGAGTATGAATATAGCCATAATTTTGAAGAACCAACGACCTTTCCTAAGCCTAAACAAATCAATCTATCAATATTCCTTGAATCGGATCAAGAACGCGCATCACGGGAAATTGACTGCTACGGTTATTTATTGGTTCATGCCCTAGGGGCAGTAGCGAAAACTGAATTTAGTAAAGCCGCTATTTACCATGAAAACATTGTCCGTTCTCTAAGAGAACTACAACATTTAAAAAATGAAAAAAGGTTTTATGAATTCGCAGCTGATCTATTGAAAAGAATTGAAGAAAGACAGCAAGAAGAAAAAAACTCACTGCGCTAACAGTGAGCAATAAAAAACAACACCTAGCTATATTTTAAATGAATTTTAGCTCTTTAACAAGGAGGATTGTCATGAAAGAAATCCGATTGTTGACTCTTAATATAAAAAACTTCAAGGGTGTTCGCTCTTTCACCCTTGAAGCGAATGGAAAAAATGTTCGAGTGTTTGGAGACAATGCGACTGGTAAAACAACATTATTCGATGCTTTTATTTGGCTCTTGTTTGATAAAGACAGTCAGAACAAAAAAGACTTTGCCATCAAAACTTTGGACAAAAGCGGAAATACAATCCA
Coding sequences within:
- a CDS encoding DNA-entry nuclease gives rise to the protein MDEVERPIEYDRFGRMKYHPGYHHNYNKPYTTKELAYICKHYERGQVKSLALALGRTEHSLRMLVNKLKRDGLFEQYKNMVIE
- a CDS encoding DUF6906 family protein gives rise to the protein MKNGKRPTRKEKIVMNKYHLNPNNWLISKRHNGMLILVHRYTNSVRQIPKD
- a CDS encoding phage antirepressor KilAC domain-containing protein produces the protein MAIGLQIFKHATFGKLRTVEISGTTFFVGVDVARALEYANPSKAVLDHCKGISKLGIPSSGGMQETNVIPEGDVYRLIIKASEQSRNNEIKTKAEKFERWIFEDVLPSIRKHGAYMTEQTIEKALTSPEFLIQLATKLKEEQETRRTLEKQIEQDKPYTNFAKSIANSSDAITFGEFAKILNNNGIKIGRNRLFEWMRKNGYLIQSGREKNKPKQQYVEQGLFQVKESVIHAVDQDLIRTTTLITGKGQLYFLEKLKEEQQSEQSAISCR
- a CDS encoding group-specific protein; translated protein: MIQVEINEQEIKELALEKIEEKLKSVDQELVFWDRKELMRRTCLSWNTIQDKFFFDPRFPKHKVGGKWLFPAQETKEFLLQWIREQPRG